In Vibrio atlanticus, the following proteins share a genomic window:
- a CDS encoding DUF4007 family protein — protein MSIETSSLKFSGHQTFPIRYGWIYKIIQEVMKGESLSSKDNVEKQMRTMGMGKNMVLSVRHWIRTLNLVTCIDKKDQSYKLTPLANLLFVGKSSDVKPYDEFMDKVGTVWLLHWLMQSVDSQNAELNAARWFFNYYNGVRTNKEHILSEIRLSLKQHEKELTEATLKKDIDCLLQMYAVKKTSVHKINEDSFTSPFTELGLISQESAKDYRAELSKQASLPIEVFSYAVIDFMQRKQKDTDGNVIHKQRTVSFDSLLNDVGSPGRVFRLSSTGLSEKLDQLEVLTIGQLAWTDTQGLRQLQHAYSDLQLELPEQYLVSYYQEGKQRDVK, from the coding sequence TTGAGCATCGAAACTAGTAGCCTAAAATTTTCTGGTCATCAGACATTCCCTATCCGATATGGTTGGATTTATAAGATAATTCAAGAGGTTATGAAAGGAGAGTCTCTTTCAAGTAAAGATAATGTTGAAAAACAGATGAGAACGATGGGTATGGGTAAGAATATGGTTCTTTCTGTACGGCATTGGATTCGCACTCTCAATTTAGTTACTTGTATTGATAAAAAGGATCAGAGCTATAAATTGACTCCTTTAGCTAATCTGTTGTTTGTAGGTAAGTCATCCGACGTAAAACCTTATGATGAATTCATGGATAAGGTTGGTACTGTTTGGTTACTACATTGGTTAATGCAATCAGTCGATAGTCAAAATGCAGAGCTTAATGCCGCACGGTGGTTTTTTAATTACTACAACGGTGTCCGCACGAACAAAGAGCATATTCTAAGTGAGATTAGGCTTTCGCTTAAGCAACATGAGAAAGAATTAACGGAAGCAACACTCAAAAAAGATATTGACTGCTTACTTCAAATGTATGCGGTTAAAAAAACGTCAGTGCATAAAATCAATGAAGATAGCTTTACCTCTCCCTTTACTGAACTAGGATTAATCTCTCAAGAAAGTGCAAAAGATTATAGAGCTGAACTTTCAAAGCAAGCATCACTTCCTATAGAGGTTTTTTCCTATGCAGTTATCGATTTTATGCAGAGAAAACAAAAAGATACTGATGGTAATGTAATTCATAAACAGCGAACAGTGTCATTCGATTCATTACTGAATGATGTAGGCTCTCCAGGTAGAGTTTTCCGATTGTCGAGTACAGGTTTAAGTGAAAAACTAGATCAATTGGAAGTACTAACTATAGGGCAGTTAGCTTGGACTGATACTCAGGGCCTACGTCAGCTTCAACATGCTTACTCAGACTTACAACTAGAATTACCAGAACAATACCTGGTTAGCTACTACCAGGAAGGGAAACAACGTGACGTTAAGTAA
- a CDS encoding AAA family ATPase, translating to MKLIRAKFSNFRLMKDVELNFSTDETKSLTVIRAANETGKTTTLTALIWALYGSKAVNKKNGLHSATALNDNGVGEVDIEVEVEFSTEEVVDKKGKANLELKHYRLIRRCTEIVKDTNFQRVRENKSLFLVKPTGDDRIIDSEVDSIIEKSMPKNLKDIYFTDGDSAMSFIEASADQRVKRKRVQAAIESLLSMDTVKDLISKLEKVRASYGRSIEKGNLGAELSKLNEKRDDLEAFLEGESEEIDELSQNRSDLKLSLKKVDKQIEETLKLGDRSKLLKDIKKQENEKKRLDSLHQNAKLRLSKILSKNQVASFLIESKALPAIEILQKLKNNKQLPKQSIPVLAELLEVDSCFCGSDLSPETKEGQAKREFIETKIKHSEASDKLNAIATDLYYALQGDPIKKGTSKHWLKDYEACMGDEANIAKQLQETQRTIEGLEEDVSKIKDDFLQNLKSQQRLLSRQIESLTSDISGREYECKFKNSQLATINSEIDSLKKKLDKKDNSAGKYKLTDDLNKIFSNVFQVIKTKELEKVSNKMNEIFLSMIGSDPVANPNTMIHKAVLTEKFDIKVFGVNGHELDPDEDLNGASRRAITLAFILALTKVSKVDAANIIDTPLGMMSGYVKRSVLKNLVNESKQVILFLTHSEISGVEDIIDDYAGEIYTLTNPGHYPMQLVNKPHIEEAVVLRCSCSHRDTCKLCERKIGDTA from the coding sequence ATGAAGCTTATTAGAGCAAAATTCTCTAACTTTAGATTAATGAAGGATGTAGAGCTGAACTTTTCTACGGATGAAACTAAGAGTCTAACAGTTATAAGAGCTGCAAATGAAACCGGAAAAACAACTACACTTACAGCACTCATATGGGCTTTATATGGCAGCAAAGCTGTAAATAAGAAAAATGGGCTACATAGCGCTACAGCTCTTAATGATAACGGAGTGGGAGAAGTTGACATCGAAGTCGAAGTCGAGTTTTCAACAGAAGAAGTCGTAGATAAAAAAGGGAAAGCAAACCTTGAACTGAAGCATTACCGCCTGATACGACGGTGTACCGAAATAGTTAAAGACACCAACTTTCAGAGAGTTAGAGAGAACAAAAGTTTATTCCTAGTTAAGCCTACAGGTGATGATAGAATTATTGACTCCGAAGTTGATAGTATTATTGAAAAATCAATGCCTAAAAACTTGAAAGACATTTATTTCACAGATGGCGATAGTGCTATGTCTTTTATCGAGGCATCAGCTGATCAAAGAGTAAAGCGGAAGAGAGTTCAGGCTGCAATTGAGTCTTTATTATCTATGGACACTGTTAAAGATCTCATTTCAAAATTAGAAAAAGTCAGAGCATCTTATGGACGAAGCATTGAAAAAGGTAATTTAGGAGCAGAGCTATCTAAACTAAATGAGAAAAGAGATGATTTAGAAGCATTTTTAGAAGGTGAGTCAGAAGAAATCGATGAACTTAGCCAAAATAGAAGTGACCTGAAGTTATCATTAAAAAAAGTTGATAAACAAATAGAAGAAACTCTTAAATTAGGCGATAGATCGAAGTTACTAAAAGATATTAAAAAACAAGAAAATGAGAAAAAAAGATTAGACAGCCTACATCAAAATGCCAAACTTAGATTATCCAAAATTCTCAGCAAGAATCAGGTTGCATCATTTTTGATTGAGAGCAAAGCATTACCTGCCATTGAAATCTTACAAAAGCTAAAAAACAACAAGCAGTTACCAAAGCAAAGTATACCTGTATTAGCTGAATTACTAGAGGTTGACAGTTGTTTTTGCGGTTCTGATCTTTCACCAGAAACAAAAGAAGGACAAGCAAAAAGAGAGTTTATTGAGACCAAAATAAAGCACAGCGAAGCATCTGACAAGCTGAACGCAATAGCTACAGATTTATATTATGCTTTGCAAGGAGACCCCATTAAGAAAGGAACTTCTAAGCATTGGCTTAAAGACTATGAAGCCTGTATGGGTGATGAAGCTAACATAGCTAAGCAGCTGCAAGAAACTCAACGAACTATTGAAGGTTTGGAGGAAGATGTATCAAAAATAAAAGATGATTTTCTTCAAAACTTAAAGAGCCAGCAAAGGCTTTTATCAAGGCAAATAGAAAGTCTCACTAGTGATATCTCAGGGCGAGAGTATGAGTGTAAGTTTAAGAATAGCCAACTAGCCACCATAAATTCAGAAATTGATAGCCTTAAGAAAAAGTTGGACAAAAAAGATAACTCTGCTGGTAAATATAAACTGACAGATGATTTAAACAAAATATTTTCCAACGTTTTTCAAGTTATCAAGACTAAAGAACTAGAAAAAGTTAGTAATAAAATGAACGAAATTTTTCTCAGTATGATTGGTTCTGACCCAGTGGCTAATCCAAATACGATGATTCATAAAGCTGTTCTAACAGAAAAGTTCGATATAAAAGTCTTTGGTGTAAATGGCCATGAACTTGACCCAGACGAAGACTTGAACGGAGCCTCGAGAAGAGCAATTACTCTAGCATTTATATTAGCCCTCACCAAAGTTAGTAAAGTAGATGCGGCCAACATCATTGACACCCCTTTAGGAATGATGTCTGGTTACGTAAAGCGTTCAGTATTAAAGAACCTAGTAAATGAAAGTAAACAGGTCATTTTATTTTTAACTCATTCTGAAATTTCTGGCGTTGAAGATATTATTGATGACTATGCTGGAGAAATTTATACTTTAACTAACCCGGGACACTACCCTATGCAGTTGGTAAATAAGCCCCATATAGAAGAAGCAGTAGTGCTTAGATGTTCTTGCAGTCACCGAGATACATGTAAATTATGTGAAAGAAAAATTGGGGATACAGCATAA
- a CDS encoding phosphoadenosine phosphosulfate reductase family protein produces MTETRKVKHVLGLSGGKDSAALAVYMARNYPELDIEYFFTDTGKELPEVYEYLEQLEIVLGKPISHINDKKGFDYWLEQHNNFLPAGQQRWCTIRMKLEPFEKWIKPYLEDGYEVISYVGIRADEPWRDGYRPNENQKYLTIKMPFAEDGIKKQGVLDMLDSAGLGLPKYYEWRSRSGCTFCFFQRKIEWVRLREEHPEAFEEAKSYEKRAETSANGETFFWMGPNEPLETLEDPERIKQIKENHEKVKARFEKKKERERKRRLGMHSMVDESMLIDTLDMDAMYDLEEGGGACITCYK; encoded by the coding sequence ATGACTGAAACACGAAAAGTAAAACATGTCCTTGGATTGTCCGGGGGTAAGGATAGTGCGGCTTTGGCTGTATATATGGCTAGGAACTATCCTGAGCTTGATATTGAATATTTCTTTACTGATACCGGAAAAGAGCTACCTGAGGTCTATGAGTATTTAGAACAGCTTGAGATTGTATTGGGTAAACCAATTTCACACATCAATGATAAGAAAGGCTTTGACTACTGGTTAGAGCAGCACAATAACTTTTTGCCAGCGGGCCAGCAACGATGGTGTACAATTCGAATGAAGCTTGAACCATTTGAAAAATGGATTAAGCCTTATCTCGAAGATGGTTATGAAGTCATTTCGTATGTAGGAATTCGTGCAGACGAACCGTGGCGTGATGGCTATAGACCTAATGAGAACCAGAAATACCTGACAATTAAAATGCCTTTCGCTGAAGATGGTATTAAGAAGCAGGGTGTTTTAGATATGCTTGATAGTGCGGGGTTAGGCTTACCTAAATATTATGAATGGAGGTCTCGTTCAGGTTGCACTTTTTGCTTCTTCCAGCGGAAAATTGAATGGGTTCGTTTGCGTGAGGAACACCCAGAAGCTTTTGAAGAAGCTAAATCTTATGAAAAACGTGCTGAAACAAGTGCCAATGGTGAAACCTTTTTCTGGATGGGGCCAAATGAGCCATTGGAAACGCTGGAGGACCCTGAACGTATTAAACAAATAAAGGAAAACCACGAAAAGGTAAAAGCTCGTTTTGAGAAGAAGAAGGAGCGTGAACGTAAACGTCGTTTAGGTATGCACTCTATGGTTGATGAAAGTATGCTGATAGACACTTTAGATATGGACGCCATGTACGACCTAGAAGAAGGTGGTGGGGCATGCATTACTTGTTATAAGTAA
- a CDS encoding cysteine desulfurase family protein, translating to MKPWEVENFSNASSAHQAGRSSCQAIQQSREIIANKIGALPSEIIFTSGASEANNLALKGIAFKHLEHKGHIITSSIEHKCILNTCAFLESLGFEVTYLEPNKTGTILTESLREALRNDTILISIHHVNNELGTIQPIEAFGAIAFENDIPFHTDAAQSFCKCDIDVDDMDIDMLSLSGHKIYGPKGIGALYVRNARDADLVPLIHGGGQEGGLRGGTSPTPLMIGLAAAVEHFPKSVSEQEHHFLTVIQDFKWIRNGGEQVVSTTWSLTFESDDEVKRFTQEHPWLISQGSACNALSNVASHVLTAIGLDEELARRTYRISLPPHRINGE from the coding sequence ATGAAGCCATGGGAAGTGGAGAACTTTTCTAACGCCTCATCGGCTCATCAAGCCGGTAGATCTAGTTGTCAAGCTATACAGCAATCAAGAGAAATAATTGCCAATAAAATAGGGGCGTTGCCTAGCGAGATCATCTTTACTAGTGGGGCAAGTGAAGCAAATAATCTTGCTCTAAAAGGGATTGCGTTTAAACACCTTGAACATAAAGGGCACATTATAACTTCGTCAATAGAGCATAAGTGTATCCTCAATACATGTGCTTTTTTAGAATCTCTTGGATTTGAAGTGACGTACTTAGAGCCCAACAAAACAGGTACAATTTTAACAGAATCTCTACGCGAAGCACTTCGTAACGATACGATCTTAATCTCAATCCATCACGTTAATAATGAGCTAGGTACGATTCAGCCCATTGAAGCATTTGGCGCAATCGCATTTGAAAATGATATCCCCTTTCACACCGATGCAGCACAAAGCTTTTGTAAGTGTGATATTGATGTCGATGATATGGATATCGACATGCTGTCGCTGTCAGGACATAAGATTTATGGCCCTAAGGGCATTGGCGCGCTGTATGTGAGAAATGCTAGAGACGCCGACCTTGTGCCACTTATTCATGGTGGCGGACAGGAAGGAGGCCTAAGAGGAGGCACCTCTCCCACCCCACTCATGATTGGACTGGCCGCTGCGGTCGAGCATTTTCCTAAGAGTGTGAGTGAGCAAGAGCACCACTTTCTAACTGTTATTCAAGATTTCAAATGGATTAGAAACGGTGGTGAGCAAGTTGTCTCAACAACGTGGAGTCTTACCTTTGAGTCCGACGACGAAGTGAAGCGGTTTACTCAAGAACACCCTTGGCTAATATCTCAGGGGTCAGCATGTAATGCCTTATCAAACGTCGCGTCACATGTACTGACTGCGATAGGACTCGATGAAGAGCTGGCAAGACGAACCTATCGCATTAGCCTACCACCACACCGAATTAACGGCGAGTAA